In Fluviicola taffensis DSM 16823, the following are encoded in one genomic region:
- a CDS encoding GxxExxY protein, whose protein sequence is MSENEISFIIRKAIYEVYEELGPGLLESSYEFALKHELESAGLRVRSQVELSLKYKDFILQNAYRLDLLVEDKVIIELKSVDILNKVHHKQLITYLKLSDLKLGILVNFNTDFLKDNIFRKVNGL, encoded by the coding sequence ATGAGTGAAAATGAAATAAGTTTTATAATCCGCAAAGCTATTTATGAGGTCTATGAAGAATTAGGCCCAGGTTTATTAGAATCGTCTTACGAATTTGCTTTGAAACATGAGCTTGAAAGCGCGGGACTTCGGGTAAGATCTCAGGTGGAACTTTCTTTGAAATACAAGGATTTTATTTTACAAAATGCTTATAGACTTGATTTGCTGGTAGAAGACAAAGTAATTATCGAATTAAAATCAGTAGATATACTTAATAAGGTTCATCACAAGCAATTAATAACTTATTTGAAGCTTTCAGATTTGAAATTGGGAATATTGGTGAACTTCAATACTGATTTTTTGAAAGATAATATCTTCCGAAAAGTAAATGGGTTATAA